Below is a genomic region from Rosa chinensis cultivar Old Blush chromosome 5, RchiOBHm-V2, whole genome shotgun sequence.
GAAATAGAAATTATTACATCTGATTGGAATAACTGAAGTTTATTCATCTAGTAATTGTTTTTAGGAAAAAATTctgtttactaccctgtacttttaggggttcgtcagtttagtccctgcacttctaatttaatcagaaaagtcctcaaACTCTCCAATTTGATCAAATCGAGCCATTTCCTcacaattccgtcaattttcacTGTTTAGGTTGCTGACGTGGAACATTGCCGTCTGATATGTCAGATTTGTGGGACCTTCCCACGtgcaaaattcccaaagtacCCCTCTCATATATCTCCCTTCCTTTCCCACTCGAGTAGCCTAATTCCTCAGAACGCCGTTTTCAATCGCTGAAGAACCCAAAATTAGAACCCTAATAGAAACCGTCATCCCAAATTAGGACACCGTAATAGGGGTTCTGTGAAGCGCAAATTTGATTCCCGTTTCCAATCTCGCAgcgaagaaccctagaatcctaAATCTCTCAAACTCAGAAGCACGAAACCGGGAAACCCAAAGCTGAATCCTCTTCCATTTGAGTCGAAGTTTCGAATCGAAGCTTCGATTGAAGACGTGGCCACATGGTAGGCAACGACCTTGACCTATGGATTCCAAGGGGAGCCGATATCGAAGCAGATGAGGTTCCCGATTATGGTGAGTTCTTTTTTAGGGTTTCAAAGCTTCACGGGTTTATGTGAACGGGGGGAAGGTATTTAAGCTTTCACGAGTTCGGGATCTACGGTTTCCATAAAAATTTGGGTTATGGGTAAGGTTTTTCGATTTTGGGTTTAGGGCTTTGAAAATATAGCTCAGGTGTTTCCTTGTTTATATGGTTTCATGCTTTTGAAATTGCTGAACTGTATGTGCTCTCAGTTGGGgacagataaataaataagtttggCGCCATGTACAAGGTGGTAGTAAAGAAATAGGGTTGGTCTGCCATGTGCtttcaaatttgacattactTTCTGTGTTGTGGTCCTAATGGGACCTAATATGCAAAGGAGGATGACTGTTTTGGCTTTATTCTGTTAACTTTGGTTGTTGTAGAGTTTATGGCGATACAATGGTTGGTTAGcttgtgtttctttttttttttttctttttttttttttctgtaaaggGACCTTTGCAGAGGAAATTGGTTGTTGTAGACTTTATGGTGATTACGTTGTAGACTTTTATGGTGCTTACTAGTTGGTGTAATGCTTTTGTAAAGGGATGTTTGAAGCTAAATTGTTTTGCTCCTTGACTTTTTTGCAGGGCAGCCGGATTATTTTACAATAAAGGTGTTTCATGGGAGCTGTATAAGGGATAACAAGTATGTGGGAGGAAATGTGAATTTTTTTGACTATGTGGATAAGGACAAGATGTCCCTCGTAGAGATAGACAATATGGTGAGGCAATTGGATCCAACATATGAAGGGCAGAGAATAGATTATTGGTATAGGATTGGTTCCGAGGATGAAGCATTGACGAAGCTAAGTACTGATTTGGATGCCATAACAATGTGTTGCTGTGTACCTTCAATTAGGTTGGTGTTACTGTATTTAGATCATATAGAGCTACATGGTGTGTATGGGGACAGCTTGGATGAAGTGTATGAAATAGAGGACATCTTTTTTAGCCAAGCAAAATCTGGTGGGGTAGTTATAGAGGAACTGCCAGATAGCCCAAGAAAAATAGCAAAGAGAAACGCTGGGATAGTTATAAGAGAAGTCCAGGATATTGTGCCATTTCAACAGATGAAGGCTGCTAGTATTGGTCCAAATGACAAGGGTAAAGAAAAGGTTGATGAAAGGAGCAaccaaaactctagcggtatcGACTTTGATGATCTGCACGATATAGACATCCTAGATTTCATGCAAAGTTATGGTGGACAAGGGTTTGAAGATAatgaagaggatgaagaagatgatggatctgatgggaataatgatgatgattacAACCCTGAGGTGGATGATGAAGATTATGACCCTTATGgtatagatgatgatgatgatgatgatgatgatgatgtagagGGTATGGAAGGAAGTCAAGGAGCAGATGGTGGAAAGCAAACTGAAGATGGTGTAGGAACAAGCAGTCAAGGATCTGTATTGGGGAGCATAGATGCATATGCTGATTTGGAGGACAATGAGGACATGTTTGCTAATGTGGATTCGGATGAAGAGAGAATGGGACCTGCCGTAAACTCTGATGGGGAGCCTGAAGATGAATTCCCAGAATTTAACCCGAACACAGACATGAAGAAACCTGAGTTCTGCAAAGGGATGATATTTGCTAATGTAAGGATATTAAGAGCTGCATTGAGGGAGAAAGCAATTCAAGGTGGCTGGGAATACGTGTACCTCAAAAATGACAAGCAAAGATTAAGAGTGATATGCAAGGAGGATGACTGCCCCTTCGAGCTTTATGCATCAAAAATGCAACATGAGAACACACTAATGATCAAGACATATGAAAGTGAGCACAAGTGCACAAGAAAGTGGAACAACACAATGGTAAGGTCTAGATACTTGACTGCAAAATTCAAGGACAAGATTCAGCTTAATGAAAACTGGAACACAGGTGAATATATActt
It encodes:
- the LOC112203342 gene encoding kinesin-related protein 4-like, with protein sequence MVGNDLDLWIPRGADIEADEVPDYGQPDYFTIKVFHGSCIRDNKYVGGNVNFFDYVDKDKMSLVEIDNMVRQLDPTYEGQRIDYWYRIGSEDEALTKLSTDLDAITMCCCVPSIRLVLLYLDHIELHGVYGDSLDEVYEIEDIFFSQAKSGGVVIEELPDSPRKIAKRNAGIVIREVQDIVPFQQMKAASIGPNDKGKEKVDERSNQNSSGIDFDDLHDIDILDFMQSYGGQGFEDNEEDEEDDGSDGNNDDDYNPEVDDEDYDPYGIDDDDDDDDDDVEGMEGSQGADGGKQTEDGVGTSSQGSVLGSIDAYADLEDNEDMFANVDSDEERMGPAVNSDGEPEDEFPEFNPNTDMKKPEFCKGMIFANVRILRAALREKAIQGGWEYVYLKNDKQRLRVICKEDDCPFELYASKMQHENTLMIKTYESEHKCTRKWNNTMVRSRYLTAKFKDKIQLNENWNTGSLAQTMSTKIKARVSKQMAYRAKRAALLELEGSIREQFARLADYGKELQRVDPATTIDIKL